From the genome of Pseudomonas putida:
TCGGCCTGCTGCCGACCGGTGCCACCGGGGCCGTGCTGCTGGTGCTGCTGCGCCTGCTGCAGGGCTTTGGCGCCGGAGCCGAACAGACTGGCGCCGCAACCCTGATGGCTGAACTGGCGCCCCGTGAGCGACGAGGCTTCTATGCCGCGCTGCCCTTCATCGGGGTGTTCAGCGGCCTCGCCCTGGCCACCATCACCTTCCGCGTGATGCAGACCTCGCTGACCCAGGAGCAACTGCTCGATTGGGGCTGGCGGGTGCCGTTCCTGGCCAGCGTGGTGCTGATCTTCATGGCCGTGTGGATCCGCCTGAAACTCAAGGAAAGCCCGGTGTTCCAGCAGTTGAGCCAGAGCCAGCAGGTGATCGAATCGCCCATGCGTGCCGTGCTGCGCAATGCCCGCCGGCCCCTGGCGGCGACAACCTTGATGCGCATGGCCGAAACCGGCTGTTCGACCCTCTACGCCACGGTGTCCATCGCCTTCCTGACCGGCTTCGCCAGCCGCCACCTGGGCCAGGACGGTGCCAGCCTGGCCAGCATCGGGACCAATGCCGTGCTGGCCGCCAGCATCCTCAGCGTCCTGACCACGCCTTTGTTCGGTGCCCTCTCCGATCGCTTCGGGCGCCTGGCGGTATACCGTGGCGGCGCCCTGTTCGGTGCATTGTGGGCCTTCCCGTCGTGGTGGATGATCGACAGCGGCGACTCGACCCTGGTGTGCATCGCCGTGGTCGGCGGCTTCGCCCTGGCCGCCAACAGCATGCTCGGCGCCCAGTGCGCGCACTTCACCGAGCTATTCGGCAACCGCTACCGCTACTCCGGAGTAGCCCTGGCGCGGGAACTGGGCGCCATGCTGTCCGGCGGCCTGGCGCCGATCCTGGGTATCTTCCTGGTCGGCCTGGCCGGCGGCGCCTACTGGGTGCTGGCGCTGTACACCCTGGCCTTGTGCGGCCTGACCCTGATCGGCACCTGCCTGTCGACCGAAACCCGTGGCCGTGACCTGACCGCGCTGGACGACGCGGTGGGAAGCGGCGCAACACCTGAGCACAGCCGCGCAGGCAACGCTGTGCTGCAACGCTGACCGGCGTGAATGAATTACAAGAGAGAACGACATGACCGATACCCTGAAACGCCCGCTGCGCAGCCAGCAATGGTTCGACGACCCAAGCCACGCCGACATGACCGCGCTGTACGTCGAGCGCTACATGAACTACGGCCTGACCCGCGACGAACTGCAGTCCGGGCGGCCGATCATCGGCATCGCCCAGACCGGCAGCGACCTGACGCCCTGCAACCGCCACCACATCGAGCTGGCCCAGCGGGTCAAGGCCGGCATCCGCGATGCCGGCGGCATCCCCATGGAGTTCCCGGTCCACCCGATCGCCGAACAGAGCCGCCGCCCTACCGCCGCGCTGGACCGCAACCTGGCCTACCTGGGCCTGGTGGAAATCCTCCACGGCTACCCGCTGGACGGCGTGGTGCTGACCACCGGTTGCGACAAGACCACCCCCGCCTGCCTGATGGCGGCCGCGACCACCGACCTGCCAGCTATCGTGCTGTCCGGCGGGCCGATGCTCGACGGCCATCACAAGGGCCAGCTGATCGGCTCGGGCACGGTGCTGTGGCATGCGCGCAACCTGATGGCCGCTGGCGAGATCGACTACGAGGGCTTCATGGAGATGACCACCGCCGCGTCGCCGTCGGTGGGCCACTGCAACACCATGGGTACGGCGCTGTCGATGAACGCCCTGGCCGAGGCACTGGGCATGTCGCTGCCAGGCTGCGCCAGCATCCCCGCGCCCTATCGTGAACGTGGGCAAATGGCCTACGCCACCGGGCGACGGATCTGCGAGCTGGTGATGCAGGACGTGCGCCCCTCGTCGATCATGACCCGCGAGGCATTCGAGAACGCCATCGCCGTGGCTTCGGCCCTGGGCGCCTCGAGCAACTGCCCGCCACACCTGATCGCCATCGCCCGGCACATGGGCATCGAGCTGTCGCTGGACGACTGGCAGCGCATCGGCGAGGACGTGCCGCTGCTGGTCAACTGCATGCCGGCAGGCAAGTACCTGGGCGAGGGCTTCCACCGCGCCGGCGGGGTGCCTGCGGTGATGCACGAGCTGCGCAAGGCCGGACGCCTGCACGAGGCGTGCGCCACGGTCAGCGGCAAGAGCATCGGCGAAGTGGTCAGCGATACCGTCACCAGCAACCGTGACGTGATCCTGCCCTTCGACCAGCCCCTCAAGCACAGCGCCGGCTTCATCGTGCTCAGCGGCAACTTCTTCGACAGCGCGATCATGAAGATGTCGGTAGTCGGCGAGGCCTTCCGCAAGACCTACCTGGCCGAACCGGGCAAGGAGAACAGTTTCGAGGCACGGGCGATCGTGTTCGAAGGCCCGGAGGACTACCACGCGCGAATCGACGACCCAGCGCTGGACATCGACGAACGGTGCATCCTGGTGATCCGCGGTGCCGGTACCGTGGGTTATCCGGGCAGCGCCGAGGTGGTCAACATGGCGCCACCGGCGGCACTGATCAAGAAAGGCATCGACTCGTTGCCCTGCCTGGGTGACGGCCGCCAGAGCGGTACCTCGGCCAGCCCGTCGATCCTCAACATGTCACCGGAAGCGGCGGTTGGCGGTGGCCTTGCGCTGTTGCAGACCAACGACATCCTGCGCGTCGACCTCAACCAGCGGCGTGTCGACCTGTTGGTGGACGACGAGGAAATGGCGCGTCGTCGCGCCGCCTGGAAGCCGAACATCCCGGCTTCGCAGACGCCTTGGCAAGAGCTCTATCGTCAGTTGGTGGGGCAATTGTCCACCGGCGGGTGCCTGGAGCCTGCGACCCTGCACATGCGCGTGATCGCCCGTGAAGGCGGGATGCCACGGCACTCGCACTAACAGCTGCGCCGCCCCTGATCGCCGGCAAGCCGGCTCCTACGAATACCCCACTCACCCTGGAGCGGTGGCGTAGTCGTAGGAGCCGGCTTGCCGGCGATCAGGGGCACCGCCAGCTCCACCTAACCACACCCCTTGCCACGGCGCACCTGGTAAAACTGCCAGTATCCTTGGAAGCGGAACGCCTTTTAGGCTCGGACTGACCTCCCGCCAAAGGAAATGTTCCAATGTTCGCGCGCACCACAACAACGACAGCGCTCTTGCTCAGCCTTGCAAGCCATGGCGCATCCGCCGCCGGCCCCGAGCGGCCGGCGCGCTCGGTCACCCACCATGTCGCGCAATGCATGGACCCCGCGCACCTGCCCCCGGGCGGCAGCGCGGCGCTATGCCAGGTGTCCGGAGTCGTGCGCAGCGCCGAGACGTTGGTATTCGCCAACGACAAGCCCATTCCCGGCGAGGGGAGTTCGGCGATCTTCAGCTTGCCGTTGGCAGACGGCAGGATCGGCGACACCCCGCCTACCTACCTGAAAAGCCCAGCCATCGACGGCGCCGACAAGTACGAAGCGCTGACCTCGACCCCGGATGGGCGCTACATCATCGCCAGCACGGCGTTCATCCGCAGCGGTACCAAGAACGACCCCAAGGACGACAAGCTGAACGCCATCGTCTACTGGCCTGCGAACGCTGCGCATGCTGCAAAGGTGCTCGAACCGACCAGCCGTAGCGGCATCACCAGCTCGATCAGTCTGCGCAAACCGTTAAGCGAGGCGATCGGCTCAGGCTACTTCAAGGTTGAGTCCCTTGCGGTCGCCCCCGGAAACCAATTGGTGCTCGGCATCCGCAAGCATGGCAACAGCTCGCGTGACTCCGTCCATTCGTTCATGCTCATAGCCGCCCCCTTCAACCTCAACCATGAGGTCATGGAACTCACCGGCACCTTCCGCAAGATCCTCGACATCACGCCACGCGTTCCTGACGAATCCCGCCTGCTCGGGCTGTCGGGCCTGGTCTTCGACAGCTTCAGCAACGACCGCTTCTACGCGGTGACCAGCATGGAGGACGACCAGGGCATTGGCGGCTATCTATGGGAGGTGCCATGGACCGACGGAAAGCCAGGCAAGCCAAGGCTGGTCAAGGGCGCCGACGGTGCGCCACTGCGCTTCGCCAACAAGCCCGAAGGCGTGACCACCCTTGGTCCCAACCAATTGCTGCTGGTGCACGATGACGATCAGGTCCAGGTGCAGACCTCGCTCAATGGCATCGCTCATAAGCCCAACGAGTTTGCCTACAGCATCATCAGCTTCTGACGCTTGAGGGTCGGCCTGGCTCCCCGTAGCAAGCTTGCGCTCATGTTTCGGGAAAGCCGGCCGACACAGGAAGCAACCCAGCACAGCGGCCATACGTCGGATATATCATCAAAGTATTGATGTCATATTGGCAGCATACGATAGTGCTATCTCCAACCAACTATCACCGCCGCCATTATGAAACCTACCCTGCCCTGCCTGGCAGCCATGATGCTGCTCAGTGGGTGCAATGGATTGCCCACGACATACGTTTCCGATCCCGTCTATGACCAGGCTTTCGTAGTCACCTCAGGCCCCCCCTTGCCAATGCTGCTGATGGCCACCGCCATCCAGTGGAATGCTGAATACGCCGTTACCGCCAAGCACACGCCGTTTTTGCGGGGCGTGGTGCACGAGGGCCTCGGTGACCTGGTGTTCTTCAAGCACAAGGCGAGCACGGTGCCGGAGTGGCGCCAGTACGTTCCTGGCGAACAGGTCACTGCGGTGGGCTTCAACAGCCTGATGATGCCGGTGCAGGGCAAGGGCCACACCCTGCCCTCGCTGGTGCGCCTGCAAGGTACGCCGGGTAGCGTCTTCTACTCGGTACATGACGGCCCGATGGCCAAGGGCATGTCCGGCGGCCCGGTGTTCGCCGACGACGGCAAGGTGGTGGGCATCAATGTCGCGTTCATTCCCACCCGCGAAATCGATGCGCAAAAGCGTCCCGACCTGGCAGGCCGGGAGCGCATCAGCGTGTTCATGTCATATGCCGAAATCGACAAGGAATGGCGTCGCTACCAGTACCAGATGGCGAACAAGGCCAAGCCCCGCGCGCCCGCTGCGGTTCAAGGCTTCATCACGGTAGCAAGCAAGCCCTGACGCTCAGGCCGAATGCTCGGCCTGCCCAGCCTCGTCGGCCAGCATGATACGGTTGCGCCCGGCACTCTTGGCCGCATACAGCGCCATGTCCGCCGCGTGCAGCCAGGCTTCGGCGTTGGCGAACCGATCGGCGTAGGGTGCCACGCCGATGCTCAGGCTCAACGACAGCTGTGGCAACGCCGGGTCGTGGTAGGCCTCGATGGACTGGCGCAGGCGCTCGAGGATTTCGACAGCCTGCTCGGCGGTGGTATCGGGCAACAGAACGCAGAATTCATCCCCACCGTAGCGCGCCGCGGGATCACGCTTGCGCAAGTGCAGCGACAGCTTGGCGCTGATGGTGCGCAGGATGTCGTCGCCGACCAGATGGCCATGGCGGTCATTGATCCGCTTGAAGTGGTCGACGTCGATCAGTGCAAGGTGGCAGCTGGCGTCGTTGCCCTGGCAACGCTGGAACTCCCGGATCAGCATGCCTTGCCAGGCACCGTGGTTGCGCAGGCCGGTGAGGCTGTCGGTTTCGCTCAGGCGCGCCAGGGCGCGTTTGTGCTGGGTCAACTGCACGGTGACCTGGTAGCAGATCATGCCGATGGCCATCGGGTAGATCAGCAAGATCGGCAGGCAGGCGAGCATCTGCGCCTGGCTGGTCTGCGGGAACAGCGGCGGAGCATACAGCCACAACCCAACCCCGATGCCCAACGCCTGGGCCAGCAGGGTCTTGACCAACATGTGCCAGCCGCCGGCAGCGATCTTGTCCATGGCGATCATCGACAGGATGATCACGCTCGGCAATGGGTTCAGGCCCATCACCCCGGCCCAGCAGCCACCGGCAAAGCCGTCGAAGATCAGGTTGCGCTGCTCGGCGCGAAAGGGGTGGCGTGAACGGCGCGCCAATTGATAAGCCAGGTGCGGCCAGACGAAGCCATGGCCCAGCAACAAAGCCCAGATCCACCACCCCGGTGCCATCGGGGCGATGCCGATCAGCACGCAGAAAAAGCCCAGGCCCGTGCCGATGGCACGGGGGACGTACATACGCTTGGCGAAAGAAAGGCCCTTGCCCCTGCGCTCGTTCATGGCGGGATCACCGAAAAAACGGTCCTTTGAAATTCACCGGACAGGTTGGCGGGCAGAAAAGTGCCCTTCGGTTCGGCGTTAAAGGCATTGTGCCAGCACTGCGAATCCGCCTACAAACCGGGTAGACGAAATAACGCATGAACGATGATACCCGTTACCCTCGGTCACGCATTCAGCGTGAGGCAGGATGAGGTTGGGCAAAAAGATCGATCCCCAAAGCACGAATGACTTTGAGGACGGTATCGAATCGAGGTTTTGCGCCCGGGCTAAGAGCTTTGTACAAACTCTCTCGCCCCAAACCGCTGTGCGCCGCAATCTGGCCCATGCCACGCGCCCTGGCGATATGGCCTAGCGCGCGTATGATTTCATCGGTATCACCGTCGGCTAGCACCTGGCTGAGGTATTCGCTGATCGCTTCATCGCTGTCGAGCACAGCGGCCATGTCGAAGGGGATCAATTCCACGCTCATTTCAGCTCCCTTATCAGTTTTCTGGCTTTCGCTATATCGTTGGTTTGGGAGGACTTGTCGCCCCCTGCAAGAAGGAAAATCAGTGTCTCTCCCCTGCGGACAAAATAGACTCGGTAACCAGCACCAAGATCGATCCGCAACTCACCAAGCCCTCCGCCAAGCGCCTTGTAATCGCCAAGATTTCCGCTTTGTATACGCTCGATCCTGCGACCGATTGCAACCTTCGCTTTGGTGTCTTTCAAACTCATCCACCAACGGGAAAAGCTTCTAGTCTGCGCTATAGCATGATTCACACGATGCTCCACAGTATCCTATTGGATACATATTTACAAGAATGGATGTGCTCCACTCTGGCAAACGCTGGCGCGTGAAAAACTCAGCGGCCTCTTGTACTAACGTCAGAAAAATCCCCCGCACATACCCACCAACACCTCTTGCAACACCCCTCCAGCGAACCTTCCCCCACCCTCGACGTCGGATTCTTCATCCCACGCTTTTCGAGGTAGCCCGTGTGAAAGAGATCATCGCCCGCAAGTACCGCCTGATGGTGAAGACCTTCGGCTACATCGGCTGGTCGCTCTTATGGCTGCTGGCCTGGGACGTGCTGGTCACCATCGATTTCATGCTGTTCTTCAACAGCGAATTCACCCTGCCGCTGATCCCGCTGACCCTGCTCGGCTCGGCGCTGGTGGTGCTGGTGAGTTTTCGCAACAGCAGCGCCTACAACCGCTGGTGGGAGGCGCGCACGTTGTGGGGCGCGCTGGTGAACAGTTCGCGCAGCTTCGCCCGGCAGACGCTGACGCTGATCGATGACCCCGACGAGGGGCTGAATCCGGTCAAGGCCACCTTGCTGCGCCGGCATATCGCCTATGTGAACTGCCTGGCGGCGCACCTCAAGGGCGGCGCGTGCCCCGACGAACTGATGGCCTTCATCCCACCGGCCGAATTCGAGCGCCGCAACAAGTCGAACAATTTCGCCAACGACATCCTCGGCGGCTCCGCCGCGCTGCTGGCGCGGGAGTACCAGGCCGGGCGTCTGGACAGCATCCGCCTGGCGCGGCTGGAGTCGACCCTGGTCGACCTGTCCAATGCCCAGGGCGGCATGGAGCGCATCGCCAACACGCCACTGCCCTACCCCTATGTCTATTTCCCACGGCTGTTCATCACGCTGTTCTGCCTGATCGTGCCGGTGGGGCTGGTCGAGTCGCTCGGCTGGTTCACCCCGCTGGCCTCGACCGTGGTCGGCTTCATGCTGCTGGCGATCGAGCGCATCGGCACCGACCTGCAAAGCCCGTTTCGCTTCAGTGAGCATCAGATCCAGATGGACACCATCTGCGAAACCATCGAGCGCAACCTGGAGTCGATGCAGCGCGAGGCGCAATGCGGTGAGTTGGTGCAGTGAAGGGCCGCTAGCGCTCAGGCCCGAACATAGCGCTGGCGCAATACATCGCTGAACGCATCCACCAGCAATACCAGCACCAGCATGGCGAGGATCACCGTGCTGGCCTGGGCCTCCTGGAACAGGCTCAGGGTGGTGTAGAGCATCTGGCCCAACCCGCCGGCACCGACGAAGCCAAGCACGCTGGCCATGCGGATGTTGTTCTCCCAACGGTACAGGCTGTACGCCAGCAGTTGCGGCCAGAGGTTGGGCAAGGTGCCGAAACAGAACGCCGTCACCTGCCCGCCCCCTTGCAGGCGAATGGCCGCCGCTGGCTCGGCTGGCGCATTCTCCAGTGCCTCGGCGAACAAGCGCCCCAGCACGCCCGCCGTATGCAGCGCCAGGGCCAGGGTACCGGCATTCGGGCCGAGCCCGGCAGCCAGCACCGTCAGCGCCGCCCAGACCAGTTCGGGGATGGCACGCAAGGCGTTGAGCAGCAGGCGTGCCACCGATTGCAACGGCCAGCCGAAGCGCCCCGCCGCCGGCAGCGCGAGCAGCATCCCCAGCACCATCGCCAACAACGTCCCCAACCCCGACATGGCCAGGGTTTCCAGGGCGCCCCGACCCACCGCGCGCAGGTGCTCGGCAGACAGGTCAGGATGCAGGAAACGCCCCGCATATTCGCCCATCTGCCCCAGACCGCCATTGCCGACCAGGGCGTGCAGGTCCAACTCCAGGTAGCCGAACGAAGCCACCACCGCCGCGACGATGCCCGCGATCAGCAACAGGTTGATCACCCGATTCATGCCAGCCTCCCGCGCAGCAAGCGGCTGAGCAAGTCGGCCAGGAGCACCAGGCCGAGGAAGGCCAGGAGCATGCTCGCCACTTCACCGCCGGCGAACATGCGCATCGACAGGTCGATCTGCTGCCCCAGGCCACCGGCGCCGACGAAGCCCATCACCACCGAGGCGCGCACCGCGCATTCCCAGCGGTAGACCGTGTACGACACCAACTCCGCCGCAGCGCTGGGCAGGATGCCATAGAAGAATGCCGTCAACCGGCCACTGCCGGCCTGCAGCAAGGCATGCGCCGGACGCTGGTCGACCGACTCGAAGATTTCGGCGTAGACCTTGCCCAGCATGCCGCTGTAGGTGATGGCGATGGCCAGCACGCCAGCGGTCGGCCCGAGGCCCACCGCACGCACGAACAGCAGCGCCCAGACAATCTCCGGCACGCTGCGCAGAAAGATCAGCAAGCCGCGCACCGGCAAGCGCAACAGCCGTGACCACAGCCCGGCCCGCCCGCCTCGCGAGGCCGCGCGCAGCGACAGCGCACGGCTGGCCAACAAGCTGGTGGGAATCGCCAACAGCAGCGCCAGGGCCATGCCGGCGGTGGCCACGGCCAACGTCTGCAAAGTCGACTGGTACAGCAGCTCGAGGAACTCGGCATCGTGTGCCGGTGGCCAGAAGGCGCGGGTGAAGCTGGCGATCTGCTGACGGTTTTCCGCCTGCAACAACACCCCTGGGTTCAACTCGCTCAAGTGCAGCCCGGGCCACAACAGGGCCAGGGCCAGCAGGGTCATCAGCAGACGCGGCAACGCCGCCGGATCGCGGGTGTCGGTTTTCAGCATCGCGGAATCTGCACGTTCAGGGTCGGCCCCTGGACTTGTGGCGAGGCCAGTTGCTCATTGGCGTACAACGCATCGAGCAAGGGCTCGGTCACCGCTTCGGCCGGGCAGTCGAAGGCCACCCTGCCCTCGCGGATGCCGATCACTCGCGGGAAGTGCGCCAGCGCCAGGTCGACCGCGTGCAGGCTGGCCACCAGGGTCACGCCATTGGCCTGGGCATGGCGGTTGAGCAGCGCCAGGCTGTGGTCGGCGAGGACCGGGTCCATGGCCGACACCGGCTCGTCGGTCAGCAGGATCTCGGGGCGTTGATACAGCGCCCGGGCGATGCCGACGCGCTGCAACTGCCCACCGGACAACTGCCCGCACTGCACGAACAGTTTGTCGGCCAGGCCCAGCTCGGCCAATACCTGACGCACGCCAGGCACGTCGGTCGGATACACCAGGTTGAGCAACCCGCGCGCCAGGCCCCACTGCCCGAGGCGCCC
Proteins encoded in this window:
- a CDS encoding MFS transporter, whose product is MQTQTPDTVPDPRQLRRAIYTGAIGSALEYYDFAIYGLASALVFGHIFFPSLGTTGALLASFATYGAGFLARPFGGLFFGSLGDRKGRKLVLLLTIALMGTATTLIGLLPTGATGAVLLVLLRLLQGFGAGAEQTGAATLMAELAPRERRGFYAALPFIGVFSGLALATITFRVMQTSLTQEQLLDWGWRVPFLASVVLIFMAVWIRLKLKESPVFQQLSQSQQVIESPMRAVLRNARRPLAATTLMRMAETGCSTLYATVSIAFLTGFASRHLGQDGASLASIGTNAVLAASILSVLTTPLFGALSDRFGRLAVYRGGALFGALWAFPSWWMIDSGDSTLVCIAVVGGFALAANSMLGAQCAHFTELFGNRYRYSGVALARELGAMLSGGLAPILGIFLVGLAGGAYWVLALYTLALCGLTLIGTCLSTETRGRDLTALDDAVGSGATPEHSRAGNAVLQR
- a CDS encoding IlvD/Edd family dehydratase; its protein translation is MTDTLKRPLRSQQWFDDPSHADMTALYVERYMNYGLTRDELQSGRPIIGIAQTGSDLTPCNRHHIELAQRVKAGIRDAGGIPMEFPVHPIAEQSRRPTAALDRNLAYLGLVEILHGYPLDGVVLTTGCDKTTPACLMAAATTDLPAIVLSGGPMLDGHHKGQLIGSGTVLWHARNLMAAGEIDYEGFMEMTTAASPSVGHCNTMGTALSMNALAEALGMSLPGCASIPAPYRERGQMAYATGRRICELVMQDVRPSSIMTREAFENAIAVASALGASSNCPPHLIAIARHMGIELSLDDWQRIGEDVPLLVNCMPAGKYLGEGFHRAGGVPAVMHELRKAGRLHEACATVSGKSIGEVVSDTVTSNRDVILPFDQPLKHSAGFIVLSGNFFDSAIMKMSVVGEAFRKTYLAEPGKENSFEARAIVFEGPEDYHARIDDPALDIDERCILVIRGAGTVGYPGSAEVVNMAPPAALIKKGIDSLPCLGDGRQSGTSASPSILNMSPEAAVGGGLALLQTNDILRVDLNQRRVDLLVDDEEMARRRAAWKPNIPASQTPWQELYRQLVGQLSTGGCLEPATLHMRVIAREGGMPRHSH
- a CDS encoding trypsin-like peptidase domain-containing protein; translated protein: MLLSGCNGLPTTYVSDPVYDQAFVVTSGPPLPMLLMATAIQWNAEYAVTAKHTPFLRGVVHEGLGDLVFFKHKASTVPEWRQYVPGEQVTAVGFNSLMMPVQGKGHTLPSLVRLQGTPGSVFYSVHDGPMAKGMSGGPVFADDGKVVGINVAFIPTREIDAQKRPDLAGRERISVFMSYAEIDKEWRRYQYQMANKAKPRAPAAVQGFITVASKP
- a CDS encoding diguanylate cyclase, with amino-acid sequence MNERRGKGLSFAKRMYVPRAIGTGLGFFCVLIGIAPMAPGWWIWALLLGHGFVWPHLAYQLARRSRHPFRAEQRNLIFDGFAGGCWAGVMGLNPLPSVIILSMIAMDKIAAGGWHMLVKTLLAQALGIGVGLWLYAPPLFPQTSQAQMLACLPILLIYPMAIGMICYQVTVQLTQHKRALARLSETDSLTGLRNHGAWQGMLIREFQRCQGNDASCHLALIDVDHFKRINDRHGHLVGDDILRTISAKLSLHLRKRDPAARYGGDEFCVLLPDTTAEQAVEILERLRQSIEAYHDPALPQLSLSLSIGVAPYADRFANAEAWLHAADMALYAAKSAGRNRIMLADEAGQAEHSA
- a CDS encoding addiction module antidote protein, which encodes MSVELIPFDMAAVLDSDEAISEYLSQVLADGDTDEIIRALGHIARARGMGQIAAHSGLGRESLYKALSPGAKPRFDTVLKVIRALGIDLFAQPHPASR
- a CDS encoding type II toxin-antitoxin system RelE/ParE family toxin, giving the protein MNHAIAQTRSFSRWWMSLKDTKAKVAIGRRIERIQSGNLGDYKALGGGLGELRIDLGAGYRVYFVRRGETLIFLLAGGDKSSQTNDIAKARKLIRELK
- a CDS encoding bestrophin family protein, producing the protein MKEIIARKYRLMVKTFGYIGWSLLWLLAWDVLVTIDFMLFFNSEFTLPLIPLTLLGSALVVLVSFRNSSAYNRWWEARTLWGALVNSSRSFARQTLTLIDDPDEGLNPVKATLLRRHIAYVNCLAAHLKGGACPDELMAFIPPAEFERRNKSNNFANDILGGSAALLAREYQAGRLDSIRLARLESTLVDLSNAQGGMERIANTPLPYPYVYFPRLFITLFCLIVPVGLVESLGWFTPLASTVVGFMLLAIERIGTDLQSPFRFSEHQIQMDTICETIERNLESMQREAQCGELVQ
- the phnE gene encoding phosphonate ABC transporter, permease protein PhnE, whose product is MNRVINLLLIAGIVAAVVASFGYLELDLHALVGNGGLGQMGEYAGRFLHPDLSAEHLRAVGRGALETLAMSGLGTLLAMVLGMLLALPAAGRFGWPLQSVARLLLNALRAIPELVWAALTVLAAGLGPNAGTLALALHTAGVLGRLFAEALENAPAEPAAAIRLQGGGQVTAFCFGTLPNLWPQLLAYSLYRWENNIRMASVLGFVGAGGLGQMLYTTLSLFQEAQASTVILAMLVLVLLVDAFSDVLRQRYVRA
- a CDS encoding PhnE/PtxC family ABC transporter permease, with the protein product MLKTDTRDPAALPRLLMTLLALALLWPGLHLSELNPGVLLQAENRQQIASFTRAFWPPAHDAEFLELLYQSTLQTLAVATAGMALALLLAIPTSLLASRALSLRAASRGGRAGLWSRLLRLPVRGLLIFLRSVPEIVWALLFVRAVGLGPTAGVLAIAITYSGMLGKVYAEIFESVDQRPAHALLQAGSGRLTAFFYGILPSAAAELVSYTVYRWECAVRASVVMGFVGAGGLGQQIDLSMRMFAGGEVASMLLAFLGLVLLADLLSRLLRGRLA
- a CDS encoding phosphonate ABC transporter ATP-binding protein; this encodes MTIHVQGAGLRHGQVRALDDVSLRIEQGERVAIIGPSGAGKSSLLHLMATAVQPGSGRLELFGERPWTLSAGARQRLRARIGLVHQAPPLPPRQRVVTAVLAGRLGQWGLARGLLNLVYPTDVPGVRQVLAELGLADKLFVQCGQLSGGQLQRVGIARALYQRPEILLTDEPVSAMDPVLADHSLALLNRHAQANGVTLVASLHAVDLALAHFPRVIGIREGRVAFDCPAEAVTEPLLDALYANEQLASPQVQGPTLNVQIPRC